One part of the Borreliella afzelii genome encodes these proteins:
- a CDS encoding phosphodiester glycosidase family protein: MNKKTLTLLILVLSISSGLMLSKSIAKKAKYKIIRGYFINSNYVLVKIENKDLKFTISKPIYDKKLNNYYFKGQTTSHFLISNNVDIAINTSPYEVKQNMFFPKGLYIYNKKMISKQIDNYGGIVIKHNKIILNPKEDEIKESDYGFSGFFVLIKNGTYKKNFKETRHPRTIIGTDKNNKYLFLATIEGRGVNNSKGASLNEAIDFALSYGMTNAINLDGGGSSTLVVKSNNAPHKLNFTANIFGQERSVPFHLGIKLPN, from the coding sequence ATGAATAAAAAAACATTAACACTGCTAATATTGGTTTTAAGTATTTCATCAGGACTAATGTTGTCCAAATCAATCGCTAAAAAAGCCAAATACAAAATTATTAGAGGTTATTTCATAAATAGCAATTATGTTCTAGTAAAAATTGAAAATAAAGATTTAAAATTCACCATATCAAAGCCTATTTACGACAAAAAATTAAATAATTACTACTTTAAAGGCCAAACAACAAGTCATTTCTTAATTTCCAACAACGTTGATATTGCTATTAATACAAGTCCGTACGAAGTTAAACAAAACATGTTTTTTCCAAAAGGACTATACATATATAATAAAAAAATGATTTCAAAACAAATAGATAACTATGGGGGAATTGTAATAAAACACAATAAAATTATATTAAATCCCAAAGAAGACGAAATAAAAGAATCCGATTACGGATTTAGCGGATTTTTTGTTTTAATCAAAAACGGAACTTATAAAAAAAACTTTAAAGAAACAAGACACCCAAGAACAATAATAGGAACTGACAAAAATAATAAGTATTTATTTCTTGCTACAATAGAAGGAAGAGGCGTCAACAATAGCAAAGGGGCCTCTCTTAATGAAGCTATTGATTTTGCATTAAGTTATGGCATGACTAACGCCATTAATCTAGATGGAGGGGGCTCAAGCACTCTTGTGGTAAAATCAAATAATGCTCCTCACAAATTAAACTTTACTGCAAACATCTTTGGACAGGAAAGATCTGTTCCATTTCATTTAGGAATAAAACTTCCTAATTAG
- the miaA gene encoding tRNA (adenosine(37)-N6)-dimethylallyltransferase MiaA has translation MKEDRIVFIFGPTAVGKSNILFHFPRNKAEIINVDSIQVYKEFNIASSKPGKSLMKHIKHHLVDFLEPEKEYTLGIFYEQALKIVKEIRQKKKIPIFVGGTAFYFKHLKDGFPSTPLVTSKIRIYVNNLLDLKGKSHLLKELKNVDPIRFNMLNKNDIYRIKRSLEVYYQTGIPISQFQKKQNSEFKNILIVGLKRSFEDLKTRISIRINEMLNSGLLSEIKGLFSKGYNENTPAFKGIGYNEFLLWKSRPWYSLNDIISLINKNSVLYAKRQMTFFAKMPDVLWFHPEDDLDDILNLIF, from the coding sequence TTGAAGGAAGATAGAATAGTTTTTATTTTTGGGCCTACAGCTGTGGGTAAAAGCAATATTTTGTTTCATTTTCCAAGAAATAAAGCGGAAATTATTAATGTTGACTCTATTCAAGTATATAAAGAGTTCAATATAGCTTCTTCAAAGCCTGGTAAAAGTTTAATGAAACATATAAAGCACCATTTAGTAGATTTTTTAGAGCCTGAAAAAGAATATACTCTTGGAATTTTTTACGAACAAGCTTTAAAAATAGTAAAAGAAATAAGACAGAAAAAAAAAATTCCTATATTTGTAGGGGGTACCGCTTTTTATTTCAAGCATTTAAAGGATGGATTTCCTTCAACACCTTTGGTTACTTCTAAAATAAGAATTTATGTAAACAATCTTTTAGATCTTAAAGGTAAATCCCATCTTTTAAAAGAATTGAAAAATGTAGACCCCATCAGATTTAATATGTTAAATAAGAATGATATTTATCGTATTAAAAGATCGCTTGAAGTTTACTACCAAACAGGAATTCCTATTAGCCAATTTCAAAAAAAACAAAATAGCGAATTTAAAAATATTTTGATTGTAGGGCTTAAAAGATCTTTTGAAGATTTGAAAACCAGAATATCAATAAGAATTAATGAAATGCTCAATAGTGGATTACTTTCCGAAATTAAAGGTTTGTTTAGCAAGGGTTACAACGAAAATACCCCGGCTTTTAAAGGGATAGGCTATAATGAGTTTTTGTTATGGAAAAGTAGACCTTGGTATAGTTTAAATGATATAATAAGTTTGATAAACAAAAATTCGGTTTTATATGCAAAAAGGCAGATGACCTTTTTTGCTAAGATGCCTGATGTTTTATGGTTTCATCCAGAGGATGATTTAGATGACATTTTGAATTTAATTTTTTAA
- a CDS encoding DNA-directed RNA polymerase subunit omega, whose amino-acid sequence MTKVPLKKIQDFDGNFYELVVATIIRTEQIIDNISLAEHAISDDKILGQAFNDVLTGKFSYSIEGR is encoded by the coding sequence ATGACTAAAGTGCCTTTAAAAAAAATTCAAGATTTTGATGGAAATTTTTATGAACTTGTTGTTGCGACTATAATACGCACAGAGCAAATCATAGACAACATTTCTTTAGCAGAGCATGCTATTTCTGATGATAAAATATTAGGACAAGCTTTTAATGACGTTTTAACTGGTAAATTTAGCTATTCAATTGAAGGAAGATAG
- the cmk gene encoding (d)CMP kinase → MKIALSGKSGCGNTTVSSMIAKHYGLEFINYTFHDIARERNIPFSEFYEKEIIGRDDYYWDRYLDKRLSALSKKNNTVLASRLAIWISKSADLKIYLYAKMEVRAERIMTREGGMYSDVLSSTFNRDENDKKRYLAIYNIDIDDYSSETDLVIDVTNINSNEVFELIRDEIDKRNLKN, encoded by the coding sequence ATGAAAATAGCACTTTCTGGTAAGAGTGGTTGTGGCAATACCACTGTAAGTAGCATGATTGCAAAACATTACGGTCTTGAGTTTATTAATTATACTTTTCATGATATTGCAAGAGAGCGTAATATTCCTTTTTCGGAGTTTTATGAGAAAGAGATAATAGGAAGAGATGATTATTATTGGGATAGGTATCTTGATAAGAGATTGTCCGCACTTTCTAAAAAAAATAATACAGTGCTTGCTTCTCGTCTTGCTATTTGGATTTCTAAGAGCGCTGATTTAAAAATATATCTTTATGCTAAAATGGAAGTCAGAGCTGAGAGAATAATGACTAGAGAGGGGGGTATGTATTCTGATGTTTTAAGCAGTACTTTTAATAGAGATGAAAATGATAAAAAAAGATATTTGGCTATCTATAATATAGATATTGATGATTATTCTTCGGAGACCGATTTAGTGATTGATGTTACAAATATTAATTCAAATGAAGTTTTTGAATTAATTCGAGATGAAATTGATAAAAGAAATTTGAAAAATTAG
- a CDS encoding YicC/YloC family endoribonuclease yields the protein MKSMTGFFYLEKIIGNYMFSVNLKSYNGKFLEFKLRLPEIFSGYDLDIRNLISKYISRGNVFLNVGYKELVPRMNFTVNPNYIEAISRLRDSLAHTNLNIKNELSLGDFLSLKGALIIDEDGEHQEEIYGLFKGVLEETLFHYNNGRSFEGENTKSDIVSTLVLIERDLKIIKDACNDINVRLFASIKENISKLMDEFRDLSIAEEAAKMAIRLDINEEIMRLDSHIETFYKNLEYEICGKVLEFISQEMHREITTMSNKAVDLDIKNLILNMKLNLEKIKEQIRNVE from the coding sequence GTGAAAAGTATGACGGGATTTTTTTATTTGGAAAAGATAATTGGTAACTATATGTTTAGTGTTAATTTAAAGTCTTATAATGGAAAATTTTTAGAATTTAAACTTAGGTTACCAGAAATTTTTTCTGGTTATGATCTTGATATAAGAAATTTGATTTCAAAGTATATTAGCAGAGGTAATGTTTTTTTAAATGTAGGATATAAAGAATTGGTTCCTCGTATGAATTTTACAGTTAATCCTAATTATATTGAGGCTATTTCTAGACTTAGAGATTCTTTGGCACATACCAATCTTAACATTAAGAACGAACTAAGTTTAGGCGATTTTTTATCATTAAAGGGAGCTTTAATAATTGATGAAGATGGCGAGCATCAAGAAGAAATTTATGGGTTGTTTAAAGGTGTTTTAGAGGAAACTTTATTTCATTACAATAATGGGAGAAGTTTTGAAGGAGAAAATACTAAATCAGATATAGTATCAACTCTTGTGCTAATAGAGCGTGATCTTAAAATTATTAAGGATGCTTGTAATGATATAAATGTCAGATTATTTGCAAGCATTAAAGAAAATATCTCTAAATTAATGGATGAATTTAGAGACTTAAGTATTGCAGAAGAGGCAGCTAAAATGGCAATTCGCCTAGACATTAATGAAGAGATCATGCGCTTAGATTCTCATATAGAAACTTTTTATAAAAATCTTGAATATGAGATATGTGGCAAAGTTCTTGAATTTATTTCTCAAGAAATGCATAGAGAAATAACAACTATGAGCAATAAGGCGGTTGATCTTGATATTAAGAATTTGATTTTGAATATGAAGTTAAATTTAGAAAAAATAAAAGAGCAAATAAGGAATGTTGAATGA
- the murC gene encoding UDP-N-acetylmuramate--L-alanine ligase, with product MKVDFDSLNNIFFVGIKGSGVCSLACFLNSKGYFVEGVDVSDKFHTDKILSNNKISYYENIYEFSLKELGRSFDLIVYSSAYDKYGLPALLEAKELNIPILSYSEVLGELSRKYYSVGIAGSHGKTTTTAFLGLLFNKLGLNPNVIVGSSVKDFGDNSAIAGISNIFIAETCEYKKHFLHFSPNMLILTNIDYEHVDFFENYEALEDAFLQYINNLKKNGILIINSDDNNLLKIKRQINRKDINIFSFGSKDLSSFQISNIVVKNEYFCFSFLGLCNVELRTVLFHNVLNFSAALLALNLFLESNGKSIFDFEEAVKKIAKNYSGIKRRVEVVKEKKGVIYMDDYAHHPREIRDTLLGIKDFYKNKRIILDFMPHTFTRTKEFFNDFVEVLSVADILILHNIYLSNRENFNPDELSVKLFLNIKKINKNTYFFKDVKDSVEFIKSLLISGDLFITMGAGNNFILHDFL from the coding sequence ATGAAGGTTGATTTTGACAGTTTGAATAATATTTTTTTTGTAGGAATAAAGGGGAGCGGAGTTTGTTCTCTTGCTTGTTTTTTAAATTCAAAAGGGTACTTTGTAGAAGGGGTAGATGTTTCTGATAAATTTCATACTGATAAGATTTTAAGTAACAATAAAATATCTTATTATGAAAATATTTATGAATTTTCATTAAAAGAACTTGGCAGGTCTTTTGATTTAATAGTATATTCTTCCGCTTATGATAAGTATGGTTTGCCAGCTTTGCTTGAAGCAAAAGAATTGAATATACCTATTTTATCTTATTCTGAAGTTCTTGGTGAGCTTTCTAGAAAGTACTATAGTGTAGGAATTGCGGGTTCTCACGGTAAAACTACCACTACGGCGTTTTTAGGTCTTCTTTTTAACAAATTAGGATTAAATCCTAATGTTATTGTAGGATCAAGTGTTAAAGATTTTGGAGATAATTCTGCAATAGCAGGTATTAGCAACATTTTTATTGCTGAGACTTGTGAGTATAAAAAGCATTTTTTACATTTTAGTCCTAATATGCTTATTTTAACTAATATTGATTATGAACATGTTGATTTTTTTGAAAATTATGAGGCTCTTGAGGACGCTTTTTTACAATATATTAATAATTTAAAGAAAAATGGAATATTAATAATTAATTCTGATGATAATAATTTACTTAAAATTAAAAGGCAAATCAACAGAAAAGATATAAATATTTTTAGCTTTGGATCTAAAGATTTGTCGAGCTTTCAAATAAGTAACATTGTAGTTAAGAATGAATATTTTTGTTTTTCTTTTTTAGGCTTATGCAATGTTGAACTTAGGACCGTTTTATTTCACAATGTATTAAATTTTTCGGCAGCGCTTTTGGCTTTAAATCTTTTTTTAGAAAGTAATGGGAAATCAATTTTTGATTTTGAAGAAGCAGTAAAGAAAATTGCAAAAAATTATAGTGGTATAAAAAGAAGGGTTGAAGTTGTTAAAGAGAAAAAGGGGGTGATTTACATGGACGATTATGCTCACCATCCTAGGGAAATTAGAGATACGCTTTTAGGTATTAAAGATTTTTATAAAAATAAACGTATAATTTTGGATTTTATGCCCCATACTTTTACAAGAACAAAAGAATTTTTTAATGATTTTGTTGAAGTTCTAAGTGTTGCTGATATATTAATTTTGCACAATATATATCTTTCTAATAGGGAAAATTTTAATCCAGATGAACTTTCTGTTAAATTGTTTTTAAATATTAAAAAAATAAATAAAAACACTTATTTTTTTAAAGATGTCAAGGATTCTGTTGAATTTATAAAAAGTTTATTAATATCAGGAGATTTGTTTATAACAATGGGCGCTGGAAATAATTTTATTTTACACGATTTTTTATAA
- a CDS encoding RluA family pseudouridine synthase, with amino-acid sequence MRLDKYVFLEILANDNGKRLDSILIKILNLSKARIIKHIRKGDIRLNGIKSHFSYRVCKGDKIYLYKSLAQGLNLTMNECYKSNIDFQCIRERIIYEDSDLLVLDKQRGILVHGGRNSLDFLVNAYLLKEELRSLSFKPSAVHRLDRNTSGIIVFAKNINTARKLSTAFSSGSITKKYFAILLGEVKSTVVYKNHLFRNKRLKKTFVLDGKDFINAITKVNPILSSKRATLAEIVIETGFTHQIRAQCSFNNHPLINDKKYHDKFEKSNYFLHAFLVKFNEAFFKKNEFYAKPSLEFLKQVKDIFDVYEFSEFFK; translated from the coding sequence TTGCGTTTGGATAAGTATGTTTTTTTAGAAATTCTTGCTAACGATAATGGCAAGCGACTAGATTCAATTTTAATTAAAATTTTAAATTTGTCTAAAGCCAGGATAATAAAACATATTAGAAAGGGTGATATTAGGCTGAATGGTATAAAATCACATTTTTCATATAGAGTTTGTAAGGGTGATAAAATTTATTTATATAAATCTTTAGCCCAAGGTTTGAACTTAACTATGAATGAATGTTATAAAAGCAATATTGATTTTCAATGTATTCGAGAAAGAATAATTTATGAGGACAGTGATTTACTTGTTTTGGATAAACAGAGAGGCATTTTAGTTCATGGAGGCAGAAACTCTCTTGATTTTTTAGTGAATGCTTATCTTTTAAAGGAAGAGCTAAGATCTTTAAGCTTTAAGCCCTCGGCAGTTCATAGACTTGATAGGAATACCTCCGGTATTATTGTTTTTGCAAAAAATATAAATACTGCAAGAAAGTTAAGCACAGCATTTAGTAGTGGGTCTATAACTAAAAAATATTTTGCAATACTTTTGGGCGAGGTTAAGTCAACTGTTGTTTATAAAAATCATTTGTTTAGGAATAAAAGATTAAAAAAAACTTTTGTTTTAGATGGCAAAGATTTTATTAATGCAATTACAAAGGTTAATCCAATATTGTCTTCCAAGAGAGCTACTCTTGCTGAGATTGTTATTGAAACGGGCTTTACTCATCAAATAAGGGCTCAATGTTCGTTTAATAATCACCCTTTAATTAATGACAAGAAATATCATGATAAATTTGAGAAAAGCAATTACTTTTTACACGCTTTTTTGGTAAAATTTAATGAAGCATTCTTTAAAAAGAATGAATTTTACGCTAAGCCTAGTTTAGAATTTTTAAAGCAAGTAAAAGATATTTTTGATGTTTATGAATTTTCAGAATTTTTCAAGTAA
- the panF gene encoding sodium/pantothenate symporter: MLLNKYFLANRNINFIVMALLFSSSYISASSFISGPSAVYKYGLSFILLATIQIPTTLIVFVIVGERLNRESKRINAINIIDYIRYRYESNFLAVMSGCVLIFFSMFLIAAQLIGGAKLIEVFWGIDYVVGLLLFALLVFIYVFFGGFKAVAYADLIQTFLMIVSSVILFSKMLDLGGGINNLFKTAMSSLDKNLLLPSNFDLKPQYIISFWILIGIGILGQPQVINNFIAFKDGTAIKFSLPISTFIISFLIILMHLIGFFAIILFPDLNPNDKVVLNVALKVLTPFSCFIFFMGLLSAIMSTVDSNLLLITSVLIKSIFIYKKDLKEDVKVSRVIKISNIFFILIILVFSLFPPNFLFFVNIFAFGALEVSFFSIIVFGLYLNFVSKIAAFASMFLGLIFYLYILCFGLNIWFFHPVFPSFFVSICAFLIVNFFCKKYSKVY, from the coding sequence TTGTTATTAAATAAATACTTTCTTGCAAATCGAAATATTAATTTTATTGTTATGGCTTTATTATTTTCTTCTAGCTATATTAGCGCTAGTAGTTTTATTTCTGGTCCTTCTGCTGTATATAAGTATGGGTTATCTTTTATATTATTAGCTACTATACAAATTCCTACAACGTTAATTGTTTTTGTTATTGTTGGTGAGAGATTGAATCGCGAATCAAAAAGAATTAATGCGATCAATATTATTGATTATATTAGATATAGATATGAAAGTAATTTTTTGGCGGTAATGAGTGGATGTGTATTAATTTTTTTTTCAATGTTTTTAATTGCTGCTCAATTAATAGGTGGCGCTAAGCTTATAGAAGTTTTTTGGGGCATTGATTATGTGGTGGGTCTTTTGCTTTTTGCCCTATTAGTTTTTATTTATGTATTTTTTGGAGGATTTAAGGCAGTAGCTTATGCGGATTTGATTCAAACATTTTTAATGATAGTTTCATCTGTTATTTTGTTTTCTAAGATGTTAGATTTGGGAGGAGGCATTAATAATTTATTCAAGACAGCAATGTCTAGTTTAGATAAAAACCTTTTACTTCCTTCAAATTTTGACTTAAAGCCACAATATATAATTTCTTTTTGGATATTAATAGGAATAGGGATATTAGGGCAACCTCAGGTTATTAATAATTTTATAGCATTTAAAGATGGGACCGCTATAAAATTTTCTCTTCCCATTTCTACTTTTATTATCAGTTTTTTAATTATTTTGATGCATTTAATAGGATTTTTTGCCATTATTCTTTTTCCAGATTTAAATCCAAATGATAAAGTTGTTTTAAATGTAGCTTTAAAAGTTTTAACCCCTTTTTCTTGTTTTATTTTTTTTATGGGTCTTTTATCTGCAATAATGTCTACAGTAGATTCAAATTTGCTCTTAATAACGTCTGTTTTAATAAAGTCAATATTTATTTATAAAAAAGATTTAAAAGAAGATGTAAAGGTTAGCAGAGTAATAAAGATTTCTAATATTTTTTTTATTTTAATAATACTTGTATTTTCTTTATTTCCTCCCAATTTTTTATTCTTTGTTAATATTTTTGCTTTTGGAGCTTTAGAAGTTTCATTTTTTTCTATTATTGTTTTTGGACTTTATTTGAATTTTGTAAGCAAAATAGCAGCATTTGCTTCTATGTTTTTAGGCTTGATATTTTATTTGTATATTTTATGCTTTGGTTTGAATATTTGGTTTTTTCATCCCGTTTTTCCATCATTTTTTGTTTCTATATGTGCATTTTTAATAGTTAATTTTTTTTGTAAAAAATATAGCAAAGTTTATTAG
- a CDS encoding DUF997 family protein — MRNRVLYAILLYVCMFFLWFCFAYFIDTSAIIFNIPLWFFWSGILFPSIIFFLVCFFILLISKT, encoded by the coding sequence ATGAGAAATAGGGTTTTGTACGCTATATTATTGTATGTTTGTATGTTTTTTTTGTGGTTTTGTTTTGCCTATTTTATTGACACATCAGCTATTATATTTAATATTCCTTTATGGTTTTTTTGGTCAGGAATTTTGTTTCCCAGCATAATTTTTTTTTTGGTTTGTTTTTTCATTTTATTAATTAGTAAAACCTGA
- the coaBC gene encoding bifunctional phosphopantothenoylcysteine decarboxylase/phosphopantothenate--cysteine ligase CoaBC: MNKNKHILIGICGGIASYKSVYIVSSLVKLGYNVKVVMTKNATKFITPLTLETISKNKIITNLWDLDHNEVEHIKIAKWAHLILIIPATYNTISKIASGIANDALTTIISASTAPTYFAIAMNSAMYSNPILKENIKKLKTYHYKFIEPDEGFLACSSNALGRLKNEDKIIKIILNEFNQKDCLKNKKILITASRTEESVDPIRYFSNTSTGKMGFCLAQEAVKLGAQVTIITGPTNENEPEGVNIIKIKTAMEMYEEVLKIYNKFEIIIGAAAVADFRPKHIFNNKIKKNKTNRLYIKLVKNPDIIQHIGHNKLKNQIVVGFCAENSKNLIQKAKEKLKKKNLDFIIANELKYFGSNLNKIYIINKQSIKELPEMEKSKVAKEILKILY, translated from the coding sequence ATGAATAAAAACAAACATATATTAATTGGTATATGTGGGGGCATAGCCTCTTACAAGTCAGTTTACATAGTTTCCAGTTTAGTTAAATTAGGATACAATGTCAAAGTTGTAATGACAAAAAATGCAACTAAATTTATTACTCCACTAACTTTAGAAACCATTTCTAAAAACAAAATAATTACTAATTTGTGGGATTTAGACCATAACGAAGTTGAACATATAAAAATTGCAAAATGGGCTCACCTAATTCTTATTATTCCTGCTACTTACAATACAATATCTAAAATTGCATCAGGAATTGCTAATGATGCATTAACTACAATAATATCTGCAAGCACAGCCCCCACTTATTTTGCAATAGCAATGAATAGCGCAATGTATTCAAACCCTATTTTAAAAGAAAATATAAAAAAGCTTAAAACTTATCATTATAAATTCATTGAGCCTGATGAAGGATTTTTGGCTTGCTCATCAAATGCTTTAGGACGCCTTAAAAATGAAGACAAAATTATAAAAATAATACTAAATGAATTTAATCAAAAAGATTGCCTAAAAAATAAAAAAATACTTATAACAGCCTCCAGAACTGAAGAATCAGTAGACCCAATTCGCTATTTTTCAAATACATCAACGGGAAAAATGGGGTTTTGTTTGGCACAAGAAGCTGTAAAACTGGGAGCTCAAGTTACAATTATTACAGGACCAACCAATGAAAACGAACCTGAAGGGGTCAATATTATAAAAATAAAAACTGCAATGGAAATGTACGAGGAAGTTCTCAAAATATATAATAAATTTGAAATAATAATTGGAGCCGCAGCTGTTGCTGATTTTAGACCTAAACACATTTTCAATAATAAAATTAAAAAAAATAAAACCAATAGATTATATATAAAATTAGTAAAAAATCCTGACATAATTCAACACATAGGACACAATAAACTTAAAAACCAAATTGTTGTTGGATTTTGCGCTGAAAATTCTAAGAATTTAATTCAAAAAGCTAAAGAAAAATTAAAAAAGAAAAATTTGGACTTTATTATTGCAAATGAACTTAAATATTTTGGCTCAAACTTAAACAAAATTTATATAATAAACAAACAAAGCATAAAAGAACTACCAGAAATGGAAAAATCAAAAGTAGCTAAAGAAATTTTAAAAATTTTGTACTAA
- a CDS encoding HEAT repeat domain-containing protein, with protein MKYFNFLFFLPILNVYSQNINFPVLPNPPLLPETTENKLEKKDSSRSENFSNAGLESKYVNDTILYGLDSQVTSIIKALKKSSDSQYNFSLKKRLEKTFNVEIKKEILELFISLKYSGGIDTANYILENYESKRYSNALLGLAISYLKEFDDKEKLKKTLIEILENKEGNVVSIAAYYLGELNSLEYSKNMMEVFEKYSGNDGARREILIALGKMAAVDYQDRIYEISLDSYESPSIKAAAIEALSYLAPDKVTTNADLYLQNNNNNLNVKLAIIASLSKDPSLKSKEILQGFLRDSDDNIRFKAINAIKGHKDSSAKDILIYKVKSDPSLKVREASAKALIDMDLGDIEMKNIMFDFKIDNSFKISMFSYLLDKDSLKALSIALEIVNKENVNRPSNVLKGIASMLAGKKGNFDNFYSKIIDSKNVDLMHFALKGAIYNKSSALSDKLKRIKSETNSEYIKMLLKDY; from the coding sequence ATGAAATATTTTAATTTTTTATTTTTTTTGCCTATTTTAAATGTATATTCTCAAAATATTAACTTTCCAGTTCTTCCTAATCCTCCTTTGTTGCCCGAAACTACAGAAAATAAGCTTGAGAAAAAAGATTCTTCTAGGAGTGAGAATTTTTCTAATGCTGGTTTAGAGAGCAAGTATGTTAACGATACAATTCTTTATGGACTTGATAGTCAAGTTACAAGCATTATAAAAGCTCTTAAAAAATCAAGTGATAGTCAATATAATTTTTCTCTTAAAAAAAGACTTGAGAAAACCTTTAATGTTGAGATTAAAAAAGAGATACTTGAATTGTTTATTTCTCTTAAGTATTCAGGGGGTATTGATACAGCAAATTATATTCTTGAAAATTATGAGAGTAAAAGATATTCAAATGCTCTACTTGGCTTGGCAATTTCATATCTTAAAGAGTTTGATGATAAAGAAAAATTAAAAAAAACTCTTATTGAGATTCTTGAAAATAAAGAGGGTAATGTGGTATCTATTGCAGCCTATTATCTAGGAGAGCTTAATTCTCTTGAATATTCTAAAAATATGATGGAAGTTTTTGAAAAATATTCTGGAAATGATGGCGCTAGAAGAGAAATACTTATTGCTCTTGGAAAAATGGCTGCTGTTGATTATCAGGATAGAATTTATGAAATTTCGTTGGATAGTTACGAAAGCCCATCAATTAAGGCTGCTGCAATCGAAGCGTTGTCATATCTTGCTCCAGATAAAGTAACTACAAATGCTGATTTGTATCTTCAGAACAATAATAATAACTTAAATGTTAAATTGGCTATTATTGCTTCTTTATCTAAAGATCCTTCTTTAAAGTCCAAAGAGATTTTACAAGGATTTTTAAGAGATTCTGATGATAATATTAGATTTAAAGCCATTAATGCTATTAAAGGCCATAAGGACTCTTCAGCAAAGGATATTCTGATTTATAAGGTTAAAAGCGATCCATCTCTTAAAGTTAGGGAGGCTTCTGCTAAGGCTTTAATTGATATGGATCTTGGGGATATTGAGATGAAAAACATTATGTTTGATTTTAAGATTGACAATAGTTTTAAAATTTCAATGTTTAGCTACCTTTTGGATAAGGATTCTCTAAAAGCATTGTCAATTGCTTTAGAAATCGTTAATAAAGAAAATGTTAATAGACCCTCAAATGTTTTAAAAGGCATTGCTTCAATGTTGGCCGGTAAAAAGGGTAATTTTGATAATTTTTATTCTAAAATCATTGATAGTAAAAATGTTGATTTAATGCATTTTGCATTAAAAGGAGCTATTTATAATAAATCCTCAGCACTTTCTGACAAGCTTAAAAGAATTAAAAGTGAAACTAACTCTGAGTATATTAAAATGCTTTTAAAAGATTATTGA